A portion of the Girardinichthys multiradiatus isolate DD_20200921_A chromosome 23, DD_fGirMul_XY1, whole genome shotgun sequence genome contains these proteins:
- the mcm7 gene encoding DNA replication licensing factor MCM7 isoform X2 — protein sequence MMEQRGRDPADTRDPRNQYPPELMRRFELYFKAPSTSKPKVVRDIRADNIGHLVAVRGIVTRATEVKPMMAVATYTCDQCGAETYQPIQSPSFMPLIMCPSQECVTNKSGGRLYLQTRGSKFVKFQELRIQEHSDQVPVGNIPRSMTVYARGENTRLAQPGDHVAITGIFLPLLRTGFRQAAQGLLSETYLEAHSITLMNKTEDDELGNDELTEEELRSITEEGFYEKLAGSIAPEIYGHEDVKKALLLLLVGGVEQAPKGMKIRGNINICLMGDPGVAKSQLLSYIDRLAPRSQYTTGRGSSGVGLTAAVMKDPLTGEMTLEGGALVLADQGVCCIDEFDKMADADRTAIHEVMEQQTISIAKAGIMTSLNARCSILAAANPAYGRYNPRKSIEQNIQLPAALLSRFDLLWLMQDKPDADADLRLAQHITYVHQHSRQPPTHFTPIDMKLMRRYIALCKKRQPVVPESLADYITAAYVEMRKEARVGKDTTFTSARTLLSILRLSTALARLRMMDTVEKEDVNEAMRLMEMSKDSLQADKSSTTRTQRPSDVIFSMLRELATEGAAGHGGAGGVVRMAEAEQRCVSRGYTPAQFQEALEEYEELNVWQINQARTRITFV from the exons ATGATGGAACAAAGGGGTCGGGACCCTGCTGACACCAGAGACCCCCGTAACCAGTACCCACCTGAGCTCATGAGGAGATT tgaGCTCTACTTCAAAGCTCCCAGCACCTCTAAGCCCAAGGTGGTACGTGACATACGGGCTGACAACATCGGTCACCTAGTCGCAGTTCGAGGCATCGTGACCCGGGCCACGGAGGTGAAACCAATGATGGCTGTGGCAACGTACACGTGTGACCAGTGTGGTGCCGAGACTTACCAACCA ATTCAGTCTCCATCCTTCATGCCACTAATCATGTGTCCAAGCCAAGAGTGTGTCACCAACAAGTCTGGAGGTCGGCTTTACCTGCAGACCAGGGGCTCCAAATTTGTCAAATTCCAGGAACTGCGAATCCAAGAGCAT AGTGACCAGGTTCCTGTTGGTAATATTCCTAGAAGCATGACGGTGTACGCACGTGGTGAAAACACGCGTCTTGCTCAGCCTGGAGACCATGTAGCCATCACAGGGatctttctccctctcctgcGTACAGGCTTCCGTCAGGCTGCGCAG GGGCTTCTGTCAGAAACCTACCTTGAAGCTCACAGCATCACGCTCATGAACAAAACCGAAGATGACGAGCTCGGTAACGACGAGCTGACCGAGGAGGAGCTACGCAGCATCACAG AGGAAGGATTTTACGAGAAGCTCGCTGGCTCGATTGCACCAGAGATCTATGGACACGAGGACGTGAAGAAGGCTCTGCTGCTCCTGCTAGTTGGAGGGGTGGAACAAGCTCCAAAAGGCATGAAAATCAGAG GCAACATAAATATCTGCTTGATGGGAGATCCAGGAGTTGCCAAGTCCCAGCTGTTGTCCTACATCGACCGGCTGGCTCCTAGAA GTCAGTATACAACAGGTCGGGGGTCATCGGGTGTCGGTTTAACCGCTGCTGTGATGAAGGACCCTCTGACTGGGGAAATGACTCTGGAGGGAGGCGCCTTGGTGCTGGCTGACCAGGGCGTCTGCTGCATTGACGAGTTTGACAAGATGGCAGACGCTGACCGTACAGCGATCCATGAGGTTATGGAACAGCAGACCATCTCCATTGCTAAG GCCGGCATCATGACTTCCCTCAACGCCCGCTGTTCCATCCTGGCCGCTGCAAACCCTGCCTACGGCCGCTACAACCCCCGGAAGAGCATCGAGCAGAACATTCAGTTGCCGGCCGCTCTGCTGTCGCGTTTCGATTTGCTCTGGCTCATGCAGGACAAACCCGATGCGGACGCTGACCTGCGTCTGGCGCAACACATCACATACGTCCACCAGCATTCCCGCCAGCCACCTACTCACTTCACACCCATCGACATGAAACTCATGAG ACGTTACATAGCTCTGTGTAAGAAGCGTCAGCCAGTCGTGCCGGAGTCTCTGGCGGATTACATCACTGCTGCTTACGTAGAAATGAGAAAAGAGGCTCGGGTTGGCAAAGACACCACCTTCACCTCGGCCCGTACCCTCCTCTCCATCCTCCGCCTCTCCACTGCGCTG GCCCGACTTCGGATGATGGACACTGTGGAGAAAGAGGATGTCAACGAGGCAATGAGGCTGATGGAGATGTCAAAGGATTCTCTACAAGCTGACAAGTCCAGCACCACCAG GACCCAGCGTCCATCAGACGTCATCTTCTCCATGTTGCGTGAGCTCGCCACAGAGGGCGCTGCGGGCCACGGTGGAGCCGGCGGCGTGGTCCGCATGGCCGAAGCAGAGCAGCGCTGCGTCTCTCGCGGCTACACTCCCGCTCAGTTCCAGGAGGCGCTGGAGGAGTACGAGGAGCTGAACGTGTGGCAGATCAACCAGGCCCGCACCAGGATCACCTTCGTCTGA
- the mcm7 gene encoding DNA replication licensing factor MCM7 isoform X1 has translation MARKDYAAEKEKCKRFLQEFYTEDDNGKKVFKYGAQLVALAHRDQVSLFIELDDVAEEDPELVESVCENANRYTGLFSDAVHELLPEYKERDVVAKDSLDVYIEHRLMMEQRGRDPADTRDPRNQYPPELMRRFELYFKAPSTSKPKVVRDIRADNIGHLVAVRGIVTRATEVKPMMAVATYTCDQCGAETYQPIQSPSFMPLIMCPSQECVTNKSGGRLYLQTRGSKFVKFQELRIQEHSDQVPVGNIPRSMTVYARGENTRLAQPGDHVAITGIFLPLLRTGFRQAAQGLLSETYLEAHSITLMNKTEDDELGNDELTEEELRSITEEGFYEKLAGSIAPEIYGHEDVKKALLLLLVGGVEQAPKGMKIRGNINICLMGDPGVAKSQLLSYIDRLAPRSQYTTGRGSSGVGLTAAVMKDPLTGEMTLEGGALVLADQGVCCIDEFDKMADADRTAIHEVMEQQTISIAKAGIMTSLNARCSILAAANPAYGRYNPRKSIEQNIQLPAALLSRFDLLWLMQDKPDADADLRLAQHITYVHQHSRQPPTHFTPIDMKLMRRYIALCKKRQPVVPESLADYITAAYVEMRKEARVGKDTTFTSARTLLSILRLSTALARLRMMDTVEKEDVNEAMRLMEMSKDSLQADKSSTTRTQRPSDVIFSMLRELATEGAAGHGGAGGVVRMAEAEQRCVSRGYTPAQFQEALEEYEELNVWQINQARTRITFV, from the exons ATGGCTCGTAAGGATTACGCGGCAGAGAAAG agaAGTGCAAAAGGTTCCTGCAGGAGTTTTATACAGAGGATGACAATGGGAAGAAGGTGTTTAAATACGGAGCACAGCTG GTGGCCTTGGCCCACCGGGACCAGGTGTCTCTCTTTATTGAGCTGGACGATGTGGCCGAGGAAGACCCTGAGCTGGTGGAGAGCGTCTGCGAGAACGCCAACCGCTACACGGGTCTGTTCTCTGACGCCGTCCACGAACTGCTGCCGGAATACAAAGAGCGAGAT GTGGTGGCCAAAGACTCTCTGGATGTTTATATAGAGCACAGGTTGATGATGGAACAAAGGGGTCGGGACCCTGCTGACACCAGAGACCCCCGTAACCAGTACCCACCTGAGCTCATGAGGAGATT tgaGCTCTACTTCAAAGCTCCCAGCACCTCTAAGCCCAAGGTGGTACGTGACATACGGGCTGACAACATCGGTCACCTAGTCGCAGTTCGAGGCATCGTGACCCGGGCCACGGAGGTGAAACCAATGATGGCTGTGGCAACGTACACGTGTGACCAGTGTGGTGCCGAGACTTACCAACCA ATTCAGTCTCCATCCTTCATGCCACTAATCATGTGTCCAAGCCAAGAGTGTGTCACCAACAAGTCTGGAGGTCGGCTTTACCTGCAGACCAGGGGCTCCAAATTTGTCAAATTCCAGGAACTGCGAATCCAAGAGCAT AGTGACCAGGTTCCTGTTGGTAATATTCCTAGAAGCATGACGGTGTACGCACGTGGTGAAAACACGCGTCTTGCTCAGCCTGGAGACCATGTAGCCATCACAGGGatctttctccctctcctgcGTACAGGCTTCCGTCAGGCTGCGCAG GGGCTTCTGTCAGAAACCTACCTTGAAGCTCACAGCATCACGCTCATGAACAAAACCGAAGATGACGAGCTCGGTAACGACGAGCTGACCGAGGAGGAGCTACGCAGCATCACAG AGGAAGGATTTTACGAGAAGCTCGCTGGCTCGATTGCACCAGAGATCTATGGACACGAGGACGTGAAGAAGGCTCTGCTGCTCCTGCTAGTTGGAGGGGTGGAACAAGCTCCAAAAGGCATGAAAATCAGAG GCAACATAAATATCTGCTTGATGGGAGATCCAGGAGTTGCCAAGTCCCAGCTGTTGTCCTACATCGACCGGCTGGCTCCTAGAA GTCAGTATACAACAGGTCGGGGGTCATCGGGTGTCGGTTTAACCGCTGCTGTGATGAAGGACCCTCTGACTGGGGAAATGACTCTGGAGGGAGGCGCCTTGGTGCTGGCTGACCAGGGCGTCTGCTGCATTGACGAGTTTGACAAGATGGCAGACGCTGACCGTACAGCGATCCATGAGGTTATGGAACAGCAGACCATCTCCATTGCTAAG GCCGGCATCATGACTTCCCTCAACGCCCGCTGTTCCATCCTGGCCGCTGCAAACCCTGCCTACGGCCGCTACAACCCCCGGAAGAGCATCGAGCAGAACATTCAGTTGCCGGCCGCTCTGCTGTCGCGTTTCGATTTGCTCTGGCTCATGCAGGACAAACCCGATGCGGACGCTGACCTGCGTCTGGCGCAACACATCACATACGTCCACCAGCATTCCCGCCAGCCACCTACTCACTTCACACCCATCGACATGAAACTCATGAG ACGTTACATAGCTCTGTGTAAGAAGCGTCAGCCAGTCGTGCCGGAGTCTCTGGCGGATTACATCACTGCTGCTTACGTAGAAATGAGAAAAGAGGCTCGGGTTGGCAAAGACACCACCTTCACCTCGGCCCGTACCCTCCTCTCCATCCTCCGCCTCTCCACTGCGCTG GCCCGACTTCGGATGATGGACACTGTGGAGAAAGAGGATGTCAACGAGGCAATGAGGCTGATGGAGATGTCAAAGGATTCTCTACAAGCTGACAAGTCCAGCACCACCAG GACCCAGCGTCCATCAGACGTCATCTTCTCCATGTTGCGTGAGCTCGCCACAGAGGGCGCTGCGGGCCACGGTGGAGCCGGCGGCGTGGTCCGCATGGCCGAAGCAGAGCAGCGCTGCGTCTCTCGCGGCTACACTCCCGCTCAGTTCCAGGAGGCGCTGGAGGAGTACGAGGAGCTGAACGTGTGGCAGATCAACCAGGCCCGCACCAGGATCACCTTCGTCTGA